A genomic region of Podarcis raffonei isolate rPodRaf1 chromosome 13, rPodRaf1.pri, whole genome shotgun sequence contains the following coding sequences:
- the LOC128398767 gene encoding vomeronasal type-2 receptor 26-like: MFSISSNVVTKNYQHVLALIFAVNEINRNPKILPNASFGFHIPESYFSQKWSYHIAMEFFSTRYRFVPNYNCDVKNNLIGVIGGLGSETSYYLAAILDMYKFPQFTYGDFVPMLKDQSHSLSLYRMAPNEIHQYKGIVQLLLHFQWIWVGLMTMKEETGETFLTNLLPVLSQNRICAAFTEKIPVRAFLGDFLNLQEKWNKIFSDIIKSKANTIVVYGEALTMITLRGLLHEGESEYGTSFGKVWIMVAQMDIVAVSMHKDWDIEAFHGALAFTAHSQEVPGFQNFLRKLNPHLMKGDGFIRPFWEQAFGCSFPNSHFNGDDVDTCTGEERLQNLPGPFFEMSMTGHSYSIYNAVQALANSVHAMYLSIFKSKVTVERRKLQLKNMQPWKVVLFTAFCLHHESLHNILRSISFNNSAREIVHLNENGELTMGFDITNLITFPNKSFVRMKVGRMNPWAPHGKHLSIDEDAIVWPRSFNQVMPLSLCNGNCQPGYQKKKKEGEPFCCYDCIQCPKGKISHEEDADSCTMCPKDHYPNKEKNQCIPKLITFLSYKDPLGMSLAIFALFFSLITALVLGAFIMHRDTPIVKANNRSLTYTLLISLLLCFPCALLFIGHPVKVMCLLRQVAFGMVFSVAVSSVLAKTITVVLAFMATKPGSSMRKWVGKKVANSIVLLCSLVQGIICTIWLAINPPFPDIDMNSVTEEIVLECNEGSVTMFYCVLGYMGFLAIVSFTVAFQARKLPDSFNEAKLITFSMLVFCSVWLSFFPTYLSTKGKYMVAVEIFSILASSAGLLGCIFFPKCYIILLRPELNKRDHIIKRNVH, translated from the exons ATGTTTTCTATCTCCAGCAA TGTTGTGACAAAGAATTACCAGCATGTCCTGGCCTTGATATTTGCTGTAAATGAGATTAATAGAAATCCCAAGATTTTACCTAATGCTTCCTTTGGATTCCACATCCCTGAGAGCTACTTCAGCCAGAAGTGGAGCTACCACATTGCAATGGAGTTTTTCTCCACACGCTACAGATTTGTCCCTAATTATAACTGTGATGTCAAGAACAACCTCATAGGAGTCATAGGAGGACTGGGTTCTGAAACCTCTTACTATTTGGCTGCCATCTTGGACATGTATAAGTTTCCACAG ttcACCTACGGTGATTTTGTCCCCATGCTGAAGGATCAATCTCATTCACTGTCCTTGTATCGGATGGCTCCAAATGAAATCCACCAGTACAAGGGAATTGTCCAGCTACTTCTGCATTTCCAATGGATTTGGGTGGGTCTAATGACCATGAAGGAGGAAACTGGAGAAACATTTTTGACCAACCTACTACCAGTACTTTCTCAGAACAGAATCTGTGCTGCCTTCACTGAGAAAATTCCTGTAAGAGCCTTTTTGGGTGACTTCTTAAATTTGCAagaaaaatggaacaaaataTTTTCAGACATTATAAAAAGTAAAGCCAACACTATTGTTGTCTATGGAGAAGCTTTGACCATGATAACATTGAGAGGACTGCTGCATGAAGGAGAATCTGAGTATGGGACATCATTTGGTAAAGTGTGGATTATGGTAGCCCAGATGGACATTGTAGCCGTGTCCATGCACAAGGACTGGGATATAGAAGCCTTCCATGGTGCCTTAGCCTTCACAGCCCACTCACAGGAGGTACCAGGATTCCAAAATTTTCTTCGAAAGCTAAACCCTCATTTGATGAAGGGAGATGGCTTCATCCGACCattctgggagcaagcatttggcTGTTCATTTCCAAATTCCCATTTTAATGGAGATGATGTGGACACTTGTACTGGAGAAGAGAGGCTGCAGAATCTTCCTGGGCCTttctttgaaatgagcatgactggccacagctacagtatctacaatgctgtACAGGCTCTGGCAAATTCGGTACATGCCATGTACTTATCCATATTCAAATCTAAAGTCACGGTGGAAAGAAGGAAGCTACAGCTTAAAAATATGCAGCCATGGAAGGTAGTACTTTTCACAGCATTCTGCCTTCATCATGAGAGC CTGCATAATATTCTGAGGAGCATTTCGTTTAACAACAGTGCAAGAGAAATCGTGCACTTGAATGAGAATGGAGAATTGACAATGGGGTTTGATATTACAAATCTGATTACTTTCCCCAATAAGTCATTTGTTAGAATGAAAGTTGGAAGAATGAATCCTTGGGCTCCTCATGGCAAACATTTGAGCATTGATGAAGATGCCATTGTGTGGCCTAGAAGTTTTAACCAG GTGATGCCCCTTTCACTCTGTAACGGCAACTGTCAACCTGGttaccagaagaagaaaaaggagggggagccattttgctgctatgattgtattCAATGTCCAAAAGGGAAGATTTCTCATGAAGAAG ATGCAGATTCTTGCACAATGTGCCCAAAAGATCATTatccaaacaaagaaaaaaatcagtgcaTTCCAAAGCTGATAACCTTCTTGTCTTATAAGGACCCTTTGGGGATGAGTTTAGCTATTTTTGCACTTTTCTTTTCCTTGATCACTGCTCTAGTGCTAGGAGCCTTTATAATGCACCGTGACACTcctattgtcaaagccaacaaccggagcCTCACCTACaccctcctcatctccctcctgctctgcttcccttgTGCTTTGCTGTTTATTGGCCATCCTGTGAAGGTGATGTGTCTCCTCCGTCAAGTTGCATTTGGCAtggtcttctcagtggctgtctCTTCTGTGCTAGCAAAAACCATTacagtggttctggctttcatggccaccaagccaggaagTAGCATGAGGAAATGGGTAGGGAAAAAGGtggccaactccattgttctTCTCTGCTCTCTTGTTCAAGGAATTATTTGTACCATATGGCTGGCAATTAATCCTCCATTTCCAGATATTGACATGAATTCAGTGACTGAAGAAATTGTACTTGAATGTAATGAGGGGTCTGTGACTATGTTCTACTGTGTCCTGggttacatgggcttcctggctatTGTGAGCTTCACTGTAGCTTTCCAGGCTAGAaaattacctgacagtttcaacgaagccaaaCTAATCACTTTTAGCATGcttgtgttttgcagtgtttggttatccTTTTTTCCCacctatctgagcaccaaagggaaatacatggttgctgtggagatcttctccatcttagcctccagtgctgggctgctgggttgcatctttttccctaaatgttacattattttgctgaggccagaactgaacaaAAGAGATCACATAATAAAGAGAAATGTTCACTGA